A region of Chlamydia crocodili DNA encodes the following proteins:
- a CDS encoding CPSIT_0556 family inclusion membrane protein, translated as MVIPAEIQVRNSQNQVRNISVLANNHNFIKNERQTFLAVIGAFALGIILLLVGVCVLILPLGLTSALSISLGVSGIIIGSAVIAYCLKVVYFQNAIWRKNYLEIKNALRDHGLPIPKEKNTEPVLSILFPSSLDVLTYGRVHCMGKTRTLIALGEIILGIGCIVGAVISQLLLTTWFRPGISLGLGITGAALFIGGLQDIRAFSLSAQGVTHLYLMQYEQELRKTERTVFERSLESAVTRSTLLEHNLQEANTRNLNLTTELTSKSAQITHYKNRISSLELEKLITPAPATSSWLGAISSSISSTSQYISSFLPGTKKAAAPTLATETISSTLLAITYPDTIVEIQGDEQTGDSSSSNDANESDDDFEDASEGLDGS; from the coding sequence ATGGTTATCCCCGCTGAGATTCAAGTTAGAAATTCACAGAATCAAGTTAGAAACATTTCTGTTTTGGCGAATAACCACAACTTCATTAAAAATGAAAGACAGACTTTTCTCGCTGTTATCGGAGCTTTTGCTCTAGGCATCATCCTACTTCTTGTTGGGGTTTGCGTATTGATCCTTCCTTTGGGGCTCACTTCAGCTTTAAGTATTTCTCTAGGAGTTTCTGGAATTATTATAGGCTCTGCGGTCATTGCTTACTGTCTCAAGGTTGTCTATTTTCAAAACGCTATTTGGAGAAAGAACTACCTAGAAATAAAAAATGCTCTTAGGGACCACGGGCTGCCCATTCCAAAAGAAAAGAATACAGAACCTGTTTTATCTATACTCTTCCCCTCATCGTTAGATGTGTTAACCTATGGTAGGGTCCATTGTATGGGGAAAACTAGAACGCTAATCGCCTTAGGTGAAATTATTCTCGGTATAGGCTGCATAGTTGGTGCTGTTATTTCTCAGCTTTTGCTAACTACTTGGTTCCGTCCTGGAATTAGTTTAGGTCTAGGTATTACAGGAGCCGCTCTATTTATCGGAGGTCTTCAAGATATCCGAGCCTTTAGTTTGAGTGCTCAAGGAGTTACCCATCTGTATTTAATGCAATACGAACAAGAGTTAAGAAAAACAGAAAGAACGGTATTCGAAAGAAGTTTAGAAAGTGCGGTGACGCGCTCAACCTTATTAGAACATAATCTTCAGGAAGCTAATACTAGAAATTTAAACCTAACTACTGAACTCACTTCAAAAAGTGCTCAAATCACGCACTACAAAAACCGAATTTCGAGTTTAGAACTAGAAAAACTGATTACCCCGGCTCCCGCAACCTCGTCATGGTTAGGTGCAATTTCTTCGTCTATTTCATCTACATCACAATATATAAGTTCTTTCCTACCTGGCACAAAGAAAGCCGCTGCTCCGACTCTAGCAACAGAAACCATTTCGAGCACTCTACTAGCCATCACTTATCCAGACACTATTGTTGAAATACAAGGAGATGAACAGACAGGAGATTCGTCCTCTAGTAATGATGCTAATGAATCCGATGACGATTTTGAAGATGCCAGTGAAGGACTTGATGGGTCCTAG
- a CDS encoding 4-hydroxybenzoate octaprenyltransferase, protein MQMKYFNQLLNMKYALFSIIFLSATTAFALTFPEISSIFSEKGLITLLIGGFAFFCARTAGILINQIIDYNIDKKNPRTSFRVLPSKKLSFNFVLLVTAIALFFFVTLCMFLNKECAWLALISTILMVAYAYAKRVTYLCHWMLGLIYYLAILMNFYSLSSGPLSLKVFTIVSLWGITAAMIIAANDIIYAIQDLDFDRKEKLYSVPACFGKEKAIRIASVCLVISLVSYIVMSLLASFTKLGLVLSLFPILVICKTIKNYHEMHKNKANLERCFFKGNIYLALSFFLVMISLLLS, encoded by the coding sequence ATGCAAATGAAATATTTTAACCAGTTATTAAACATGAAATATGCCCTATTTTCGATCATATTCTTATCCGCGACAACAGCATTTGCTTTGACGTTTCCTGAAATTTCGTCAATATTTTCTGAAAAGGGATTGATAACACTATTAATTGGGGGATTTGCTTTTTTCTGCGCCAGAACAGCGGGGATCTTAATAAATCAGATTATCGATTACAACATAGACAAAAAAAACCCTAGAACCTCTTTTAGAGTACTACCTTCAAAAAAGCTCTCATTCAACTTTGTTTTATTAGTTACAGCTATTGCTTTGTTCTTCTTTGTCACTCTATGTATGTTTTTAAATAAAGAGTGCGCGTGGTTAGCTTTAATATCTACCATTCTTATGGTTGCTTATGCTTATGCAAAGCGTGTTACTTACTTATGTCATTGGATGCTGGGATTAATTTATTATCTGGCAATTCTTATGAATTTTTATTCCCTATCTTCGGGCCCTCTTTCTTTAAAGGTGTTTACCATAGTTTCTTTGTGGGGAATAACGGCAGCAATGATCATTGCTGCTAATGATATTATCTATGCAATTCAGGATTTGGATTTCGATAGAAAAGAAAAGCTCTACAGTGTTCCTGCATGTTTTGGAAAAGAAAAAGCTATACGTATTGCTTCAGTATGCTTAGTGATCAGCTTAGTATCCTATATAGTGATGTCTTTACTCGCATCTTTCACTAAATTAGGTCTTGTATTATCTCTTTTCCCAATCTTAGTCATTTGTAAAACCATTAAAAACTATCATGAAATGCACAAGAATAAAGCTAATCTTGAAAGATGTTTCTTTAAGG
- a CDS encoding LOG family protein, producing MRFICFSLLMCVPTSIASSQDWEAKHINDCEQIVSSTQFYQDHGPWIVVAGGCCPTDENYKEAKNAGLSLAKNGYSVVTGSGPGIMEAANSGAAQAGGVSLGFILKGEDLNDHIPQENYCQVSHISHRLQGMIGNSSGCIIFPGGLGTVDEVFFALDNFRYQEVPNPVVLVGTEFWGPLVEWMKNLHYTHTCPQNLYLVDSSEDAVEVIQSHYKNQSCSFSSN from the coding sequence ATGCGATTTATCTGTTTTTCATTACTAATGTGTGTTCCCACATCAATCGCATCTTCTCAGGACTGGGAAGCTAAGCATATTAATGATTGTGAGCAGATCGTCTCTTCAACTCAATTTTATCAAGATCATGGTCCATGGATAGTTGTGGCAGGAGGATGTTGCCCTACAGACGAAAATTATAAAGAGGCTAAAAATGCAGGTCTTTCATTAGCTAAAAACGGTTATTCCGTGGTTACAGGATCAGGTCCTGGAATTATGGAAGCCGCTAATTCTGGAGCTGCACAGGCCGGAGGAGTATCTTTAGGATTCATCTTAAAAGGTGAGGACTTGAATGATCATATACCTCAAGAAAATTATTGTCAGGTTTCCCATATTTCCCACCGTTTACAGGGAATGATCGGAAATTCTTCGGGCTGTATTATATTCCCTGGGGGATTAGGTACAGTAGATGAAGTTTTCTTTGCTTTAGATAACTTTAGGTATCAAGAAGTTCCAAATCCGGTCGTCCTTGTAGGAACAGAATTTTGGGGACCTCTGGTAGAGTGGATGAAGAATTTACACTATACTCATACGTGTCCACAAAACTTATACCTGGTTGATTCATCAGAAGATGCTGTAGAAGTCATTCAATCTCATTACAAGAATCAGTCTTGTAGCTTTTCTTCTAATTAA